The Chloroflexota bacterium sequence CACGCAGCACTTCGCAGCCAGCTTTAACCAAAATTACATCGCCAACCCACACCAATACCTGTGACCATTCAACGATAGTCGCTTCGCGAAACAGGCCGCCCGTGCTGGTTAACAGCCCAACGATTCGCCCCGCATCGTGATTGACCAAAAGATCGGCAACTGAGCCGATGATATTACCAGTATCGACCCGAACGATCGATTTTTTGACCAACTCTCCTGCCTTATACATTGCCATAACTCCATAACTAAATTTGGTTGGAATGACGCGCCGCGTAGTTGACGAGCCGCTAAAGCCTGCGGTATGCTTGGGCTTAGTTCCAGCATCTCGGATGGAGGCGAGCAGCCACCATGCATCAGTTAGAGGTCGTTTCTTGCAGCAGTACGATGCTCGATATGGTTGTGCCGATCGCAGTGCTTGTACCGCCCGACCATTCAGCCGACGGGCCTGCCTGTCCGGTCGTAACCTTGCTCCACGGTTTGTCAGATAGTTATATGTGCTGGTTGGATTATACAAATATTCGGCAATATATTGCTGCGACGCGCTTAATTGTGGTAATGCCGCATTGTGGGCGCTCATTTTATGCCAACGGCCTTGGTGGCCAGCAGATTGAGGAGTTTCTCGCCGCTGAGTTGCCTCAATTGATTGATGCTCAGTATACGACAATCAAGCAACGTGAGGGCCGCGCAATTGGCGGTGTTTCGATGGGCGGCTATGGAGCATTACGCTTGGGATTGCGCTATCCGCAGCATTGGAGCGCCGTTTTTAGCCATAGTGGGGCAGTTGATGCCCCGCGCTGGATCGACGATCCCTCGAATATGGTGATTTTCGGACCAGTCGATAGCCCCATTCGCCAAGAATATAGCCTGTTTCGGATGCTTGAACAATTGGTCGTGCCAATTCCGGCGATGCATTTTGATTGCGGAATTGACGATTTTTTGGTTGAGGAGAATCGCTTGTTTCATCATGCGCTGCGCCAACAGCATATTCCGCATATCTACCGCGAACGCCCAGGCGGCCATACGTGGCGTTATTGTGATGAAAATTTAGCGGCTAGTTTGAGTTGGGTTTGCCAACAACTCGATCTAGCAAATCAAGCCTAAATCTACTTATGTCATTCAGGGGAGATTGACAAGTTTTGTCATATATTTGCCGTTGAGGTTTGTTACAGTGGTGGCGTGCCACTGAACAATGTGCTAGTTCAGGAGACACAATGGATTTGCTCAAAGGGAAAAAAGCCTTAATCGTTGGAATTGCCAATGATCATTCAATTGCTTGGGGGATTGCCCAAGCCTTGAAACAGGCTGGAGCCGAATTGGCCTTTTCGTATGCTGGCGAGAGCTTAGAACGCCGCGTGCGCCCGTTGGCCGAGCAGCTTGGTGTGAGTTTTGTGCAGCAATGCGATGTGAGCGACGATGCCCAAATTGCCACGCTGTTCGAGCGGCTGGGAGCTGAATTTGGCTCGTTCGATATTTTGGTGCACAGCGTGGCTTACGCCAAACGCGAAGATCTTTCGGGCCGCTTTGTTAATAGTAGCCGCGATGGCTGGCGAATCGCGATGGATGTCAGTGCTTTTTCGTTGGTAGCGCTCACCAAGGCCGCCATGCCATTGCTCAATCCTAACGCCAGTATTTTGACCTTGAGCTACTACGGCGCAGAGAAGGTTATTCCTAACTACAACGTGATGGGTGTCGCCAAAGCCGCGCTTGAGGCCACAGTCCGCTATTTGGCCGCCGATCTTGGCCCCGATGGATTACGGGTCAATGCGATTAGTGCTGGCCCGATCCGCACGCTTTCGGCCTCGGGCATTGGCAACTTCCGACGGTTACATCGCGCCTTTACCAGCGCCAACCCTATGCGCCGTGCAATCACGATTGAAGATGTGGGCAATACGGCTTTGTGGCTGTGCTCGGAGCTGGCCAGCGGCGTAACTGGCGAAGTCGTGTATGTCGATGGTGGCTATAACGTGCTCGGCATGAGCGAAGAAGAACAATCAAGCTAACAGCGATGCGCCAACCATCGCTGTTGTAAGGAGTACAACAATGCGACGGTTGAGCATATTGATGCTTTTAGCAAGTTTTTTAGTTGCTTGTGGTGGTGGAGCCAGCGAGCCAACCGCCCAATCAAGCGAGCCAACTTCAGCGGCGGCGACTGCCGCCGCTACCAACACTCCCAATAATACAGTTGCCACGGTTGATGCCAGCGCTACTAACACAAGCTTTGCGAGCGCCGCCCCGCTCGATGGTCAAATCAAGGCCAGTGTGAACGAATCAAATCTTTATTATCGACTCGATGTGCCAAGTGGTGGGGTTGTGACCAGCACGATCAAAGTTGATGGTCAATCGCCGCAAGGCCTCAGCGCCATTTTGTATGACAAAAACCAAAGTTTCCTAAAATCGATCAATCTTGCGCCAGGCGAAACAGGCATGTTGGGCTATCAATTTGGCCTGCCCAATGGCGGCCAGGTGGTCTGGGAAATCAGCGGCAATGCCTTATTTAGTTTGACTGGCTCTGCCGCTGAGCAAGCCGATGCGGGCAGCAAGGGCGATGCTGGCGACGATTTTGGTCAAGCGGTCAATGCCAAGTTTGGGACGCTGGCTGGCAGCCTAGGCGATGCCGATATGACCGATTATTTTAGCCTTGATGTGCCCAAAAAAGGTGGCACATTGACGGTTGATGCTAAAACTAATGGCGATGTACAGCTTCAGTTGTTCGATGAAACTCAAAACTACTTGAATAATGCTAGCGCTTCAGCGAATACTCCGGTTAGCTTAAACCGCATTTTGAATAGCGAGCAAGGTGGCCGTTGGTTTGTGCGGGTCGATGGCACGGGCAGCTACGATTTGACCTTA is a genomic window containing:
- a CDS encoding esterase family protein, which produces MHQLEVVSCSSTMLDMVVPIAVLVPPDHSADGPACPVVTLLHGLSDSYMCWLDYTNIRQYIAATRLIVVMPHCGRSFYANGLGGQQIEEFLAAELPQLIDAQYTTIKQREGRAIGGVSMGGYGALRLGLRYPQHWSAVFSHSGAVDAPRWIDDPSNMVIFGPVDSPIRQEYSLFRMLEQLVVPIPAMHFDCGIDDFLVEENRLFHHALRQQHIPHIYRERPGGHTWRYCDENLAASLSWVCQQLDLANQA
- a CDS encoding enoyl-ACP reductase, translated to MDLLKGKKALIVGIANDHSIAWGIAQALKQAGAELAFSYAGESLERRVRPLAEQLGVSFVQQCDVSDDAQIATLFERLGAEFGSFDILVHSVAYAKREDLSGRFVNSSRDGWRIAMDVSAFSLVALTKAAMPLLNPNASILTLSYYGAEKVIPNYNVMGVAKAALEATVRYLAADLGPDGLRVNAISAGPIRTLSASGIGNFRRLHRAFTSANPMRRAITIEDVGNTALWLCSELASGVTGEVVYVDGGYNVLGMSEEEQSS
- a CDS encoding pre-peptidase C-terminal domain-containing protein; the encoded protein is MRRLSILMLLASFLVACGGGASEPTAQSSEPTSAAATAAATNTPNNTVATVDASATNTSFASAAPLDGQIKASVNESNLYYRLDVPSGGVVTSTIKVDGQSPQGLSAILYDKNQSFLKSINLAPGETGMLGYQFGLPNGGQVVWEISGNALFSLTGSAAEQADAGSKGDAGDDFGQAVNAKFGTLAGSLGDADMTDYFSLDVPKKGGTLTVDAKTNGDVQLQLFDETQNYLNNASASANTPVSLNRILNSEQGGRWFVRVDGTGSYDLTLDFTAQTDGASAGDAPDEIDRAVKVEAGTITGMLGGDDRGDIFSVEVPQTGFAYTLTASTKQGSLTIQTLDNSQNYMDQADFTSDAPVVVGRTLPGERGPRWFVKVLGEGEYQLELVTIAQNDAGSNKDAGDEIPAAVVVAASPIEGRIGNDDRDDYLRIPASLGRKISVTVIGDGLIDVQLYNQERNYAESAKSIIAGSPASLNAPEGDGDYYLQITNGDSAVNYRIEIQP